Proteins encoded together in one Thermomonospora curvata DSM 43183 window:
- a CDS encoding electron transfer flavoprotein subunit alpha/FixB family protein, protein MAEVLVLVDHIDGEVKKVTLELLTAARRLGEPAAVWIGPGLENAKDKLAEYGAAKIYVAADEELTSYVVAPKVELLAKLVADKSPAGVLVAATGEGKEIAGRLAVKLDSGVLTDVVDVAEGFVGEHSIFGGAVIAHAKVKRGTPIVAVRPNAVAPEPAPATPAEEQVSVTLSDAAKAAKIVEKVVQEKGERPDLTEAAVVVSGGRGVGSAENFKIIEDLADALGGAVGASRAATDAGWYPHQFQVGQTGKTVSPQLYIAVGISGAIQHRAGMQTSKTIVAINKDPEAPIFELVDFGVVGDLFQVAPQLTEEINKRK, encoded by the coding sequence ATGGCAGAGGTTCTCGTCCTCGTCGACCACATCGACGGCGAGGTCAAGAAGGTCACCCTGGAGCTGCTGACCGCCGCCCGCCGGCTCGGCGAGCCGGCCGCGGTGTGGATCGGCCCCGGCCTGGAGAACGCCAAGGACAAGCTGGCCGAGTACGGCGCGGCCAAGATCTACGTGGCCGCCGACGAGGAGCTGACCTCCTACGTGGTGGCGCCCAAGGTCGAGCTGCTGGCCAAGCTGGTGGCCGACAAGTCCCCGGCCGGCGTGCTGGTGGCCGCCACCGGTGAGGGCAAGGAGATCGCCGGCCGCCTGGCGGTCAAGCTCGACTCCGGCGTGCTCACCGACGTGGTGGACGTCGCCGAGGGCTTCGTCGGCGAGCACTCCATCTTCGGCGGTGCGGTCATCGCGCACGCCAAGGTCAAGCGCGGCACCCCGATCGTGGCGGTGCGGCCCAACGCCGTCGCCCCCGAGCCCGCCCCGGCCACCCCGGCCGAGGAGCAGGTCTCGGTGACCCTGTCGGACGCCGCCAAGGCCGCCAAGATCGTCGAGAAGGTGGTGCAGGAGAAGGGCGAGCGCCCGGACCTCACCGAGGCCGCGGTCGTGGTCTCCGGTGGCCGCGGCGTCGGCAGCGCCGAGAACTTCAAGATCATCGAGGACCTGGCCGACGCGCTCGGCGGTGCGGTGGGCGCCTCCCGGGCCGCCACCGACGCCGGCTGGTACCCGCACCAGTTCCAGGTCGGCCAGACCGGTAAGACGGTCTCCCCGCAGCTGTACATCGCGGTCGGCATCTCCGGCGCCATCCAGCACCGGGCCGGCATGCAGACCTCCAAGACGATCGTCGCCATCAACAAGGACCCCGAGGCGCCGATCTTCGAGCTGGTCGACTTCGGTGTGGTGGGCGACCTGTTCCAGGTGGCCCCGCAGCTCACCGAGGAGATCAACAAGCGCAAGTAA